AAAGGTCGCGCCTACCCCCGAGCGCTACCCCCGCCGCGAGGGCGTGCCGGGCCGCAAGCCGTTATTCTGGCGGGCGACGTGAAAATCCTCGGAGTCGTGAACCAGAAGGGTGGGGTGGGGAAGACGACCACCGCCATCAACCTGGGCGCTTACCTGGCGGCCGGGGGGCGCCGGGTGCTGCTGCTGGACATGGATCCCCAGGGCAACGCCACCAGCGGCCTGGGCCTGCGCGGCGCGGCGCAGGGCCTTTACGAGGCGCTGGGCGAGCCGGGGCGGGTGGCCGAGTTCATCCAGGCCAGCAGCCAGGAGGGGCTGGACGTGCTGCCCGCCACCCCCGACCTCGCCGGGGCGGGCGTGGAACTGGCCGACGACCCCGACGCGCTCGCGCGGCTGCTGGCCAGCGTGCGCGGGTACGATCTGGTTTTGATCGACGCGCCGCCCAGCCTGGGGCCGCTGACCGTGAACGTGCTGGCGGCGGCTGACGCACTGCTGATTCCCCTTCAGGCCGAGTACTACGCGCTGGAGGGGCTGGCGGGCCTGATGGAGACGGTCGAGCGGGTGCGCGGCGGGCTGAATCCGCGATTGAAAGTGCTGGGGGTGGCGATCACCATGTTCGACGGCCGCACCAACCTGGCCCAGGAGGTCGAGACGATGGTGCGCCAGCATTTCGGGGAACTGGTGTTCTGGTCGGTCGTGCCGCGCAACGTGCGGCTCTCGGAGGCGCCCAGCTTTGCCAAGCCCATCGGCGCCTTCGCGCCGCTGTCGAGCGGGGCCGCCGCCTACAAGCGCCTCAGCGAGGAGGTGATGCAGCGTGTCGAAAAAATCGAGTAGCCTGGGGCGCGGCCTCGACGCCCTGCTGACCCGGCCCCAGGGCGCCGAGGGGCCAGGCGGCGCGCAGGTGCAGACCGTGCGGGTGGACCGCATCGTGCAGGCGGCGTACCAGCCCCGGCAG
This Deinococcus budaensis DNA region includes the following protein-coding sequences:
- a CDS encoding AAA family ATPase, with product MKILGVVNQKGGVGKTTTAINLGAYLAAGGRRVLLLDMDPQGNATSGLGLRGAAQGLYEALGEPGRVAEFIQASSQEGLDVLPATPDLAGAGVELADDPDALARLLASVRGYDLVLIDAPPSLGPLTVNVLAAADALLIPLQAEYYALEGLAGLMETVERVRGGLNPRLKVLGVAITMFDGRTNLAQEVETMVRQHFGELVFWSVVPRNVRLSEAPSFAKPIGAFAPLSSGAAAYKRLSEEVMQRVEKIE